ATCTGATCAGAGATATATTGAGTAGGTTGTCCGTGAACTCTCTGCTTAAATGCAAGGCCGTCAACAAGCAATGGAAATCTTTGATTGAAGATAAATATTTTGTTTCAGTGCTCCATTTTGACCGAGCCAATCGTCACATCTTGCAATTCGATAACAATGATTATTACGTACTGGACTCGTTCTGTGGACTGGTGTGGAAGATGGGCAAGAAAGATCCTTTTAAGCACATTATTCACAATCCCTCCACCGGTCAAATACTTCATTTGCCGGCGGCAAGTCATCCTACGCTACAATCTCCCAAACCTAAAAAGGGTTCTACTACCGGACTGTGTGGGCTTATTGCTTTCAACAGAAGCACTCACGAGTGCAAATTGCAGTTGAGATGTCAACTCGTTAATGATCCATCGAGGAAGATCCAAACTTTTGAAGTAGGTAAGGACATCAATTGGAGATCCATTGAGAGAGGGAGAGCAGGCCATTCACATGTTCCTGATGATGCGATGTGGAGATTAGTAAATCTTCCTGCTGCTGTGCTTCGGACAAAGTTATCAGAGTCAAGGCAATTCACAGTGAGAAACAGCGGGGTATTGCATAGAACAAGAGTGTATATGGTCGAAGGTAATGTTCAGCTTGTTGTGTCTGATGACATATGGGATGACATGCGTGTGTGTACTTGTAATGTGCCTAGAGGCATGTCCTTCGATTTTCTCAAAGCCCATTTTATTGAATGGGATGATTGTCTGGCTATTGCTGAGATCATCGGGGAAGAGCTTCACCTCTTGAAGATGAAAAGGTACGACGTTGGTGACTGGAGATGGAGTGAGCACAAAATGATTGTTCCACTGACATTTTTAAGCGCAGAACCCTACTCGGAGGAAAGAGATCAAGTTGCTCCGTTGTTGTTTCGGTCTACTGTGCTGTGGTTTCAGTTTAGAGGGGGAAGACCGTTGTCTTACGATGTCCAAGCAAGGAGAATTAACAAATTCGAAGTTCCACTGCCGAAAAGAGAGGGGCATGTGGTGAATTATCAGTTGGAGTATTTTCCGAGCCTTGTAAGGTTGGAAGGAATGAGAGCCCAGGAAGGGAACGAGCAATGGTAACGACTGGAACGATTgttaacatattttttttactaCTTTACTAGAGAGGTGTTTACTACTTTTCTATATTAACATATTTCTTAGCAGAACGTATATGGTAAAGGAATAATGAGATTAAAAAATGTACTCATTATAGCTTCTGTGTTTGTTTTTATGGATTTTCAGTTTATTGTCTTATTTAACTCTTCaggaaaaaaataactaaaattccCCTGTTTTGTCATTTCACGTTAGTTGAATCAGTAGAGATTTCATCTTTTCTAATTGAAAACAACTATAATATTTATACATACATGCATGCTGCCTTTCATTACATGGTTAATAATTTGAGTAATTATGTAaccaaatattacacacagtaacatgtgttttttattttaaaatagtgggtctccgttttaagttttaataaatgtgattgaatAGACTCAACTATCACATTAatgtgtgtaatgtttgagtgtatATATTACTGTGTATAATGTTTGAGTGTACGTATCATTAATCACTACCATTCTTTATATGAAGACTTCTCAGATTTTGTTTCCTGAATTGCCAAAAGGTTTGCATACAAACAAAATgtcattaaagaaaaaaaaaaacttacattaacatacattaatttctgtatattgttaaacaaaacataaaaataaaagttatcaaaagcattaattattttttatttttaaaaacaaaaaacaaaaaatagttatcaaatatatttttattttttaaaaataaagaaacaaaaataaaaataatattttcatttttgtgttttaaaaaattcaaaagtaaaaaactattttttttaagtgttactaaACACAAcctatattaatgtaatttatttttgtttaatttatgACACacattgttatttttcttcttttcaattCTTTTTGCATATGTATATTATACTATATTAATTAATGTTATCATACGTACTAACAGTATATTAATACATACCCTAGTATTCAAACTGCCACGTACAAATTTTTAATGAAGGAGAAATGCGTTgtaaaattatttaatcaaaacacATGGGAGCCAACACTAGTGCGAAGCTGCATATTAAGATCATCTACTTTCATATTCTTGCTCACACAATACTGTTCTTCATTCCGTGAGTTACTTGGTAAAGTTTCAAAGCAGGCTGCCAAGAATTCAAGGTAAAAACCTTCTCCTTAATCTTCTTTTGTTGAATTTGGAAGCTGCTTCATATATAATAtacatcatttatatatataaactttgTTCGACTGCATTTTCGTGCAATATTCTCCTACTCGATTCTCAACTTGGTTTGTCTAAGTTCTGCTTCTTGATTAATGAGTCCAAATCTTGTTTGTCTTTCCATCTACATTTGATCAGAGTTTCTTGATCATGTTTTTACATCTTATAACTCAAGCATTTTCTGTTCTTGCATACATAAATTGTACTGAGTTCTCTGCCTGGTATATATATGTTCTTTCTTAAGAGAGGGTTGCATCTATGATCGACTGAGTCAAAAcattttcttgttttcttttcaTCAATTAAGctcaaagaaaaatgaagaaagaagATGAGTCTAGCCACAGTAGTATTGAGGGGCTTACCGAGGATCTGATCAAAGATACATTGAGTAGGTTGTCCGTGAATTTTCTGCTTAACTTCAAGGCCGTCAACAAGCTATGGAAATCTTTGATTGAAGATAAATATTTTGTTTCAGTGCTCCATTTTGACCGAGCCAATCATCACATTTTGCAATTCTTTAACAATGATTACTACGCACTGGACTCGTTCTGTGGACTGGTGTGGAAGATGAACAAGAAAGATCCTTCTAAGCACATTATTCACAATCCCTCCACCGGTCAAGTACTTCACTTGCCGGCGCCAAGTCATCCTATGCTACAATCTCCTAGTGCTGACAACGCTTCTGCTTCTGCTACTGGATTGTGTGGGGTTATGGCTTTCAACCGAAGCACCCACGAGTGCAAATTGCAGTTGCGATATCACTGCGCTAATGATTCATCGAGCGTGATCCAAACTTTTGAAGTAGGTAAGGATATCAACTGGAGATCCATTGAGAGAGGGAGAGCAGGCTATTCACATCTTCCCGCTGATGTGATGTGGGGATTATTAAATGGTCCTGCTGGTGTGACTCGGCAATTTGCAGTGAGAAACAGCGGGGTATTGCATTTAATCAGAGTAATAGAAGCTAATGTTCTGATTGTTTTGTCTGATGACATATTGGATGACATGCGTGTGTGCACTTGTAATGTGCCTAGAGGCatctccttcaattttctcaaagCCCATTTTATCGAATGGGATGATTGTCTAGCTATTGCTGAGATCATCGCAGAAGAGCTTCACCTCTTGAAAATGGAAAGGTACGACGGTGGTGACTTGAGATGGAGTGAGCACAAAATGATTGTTCCACTGACGTTTTTAAGCGCAGAACCCTACTCGGAGGAAAGAGATGAAGTTGCTCCGTTGTTGTTTCGGTCTACTGTCCTGTGGTTTCAGTTTCGAGGGGGAAGACCGTTTTCTTACGATGTCCAAGCAAGGGGAATTAACAAATTTGAGCTTCCACTGCCGAATAGAGAGGGGCATGTGGTAGATAATCAGTTGGACTATTTTCCAAGCCTTGTAAGGTTGGAAGGAATGAGAGCCGAGCAAGGGAACGATCAATGGTGGTAACGACTGGAATaacgattatatatatatatatatatttatagaccaTATTTTTTTACTACTTTACTAGAGAGGTGTTTACTACTTTTCTATATATTAACATATTTCTTAGCAGAACATATATCGTAAAGGAATAATGAGATAAAAAAATGTACTCATTATAGCTTCTGTGTTTGTTTTTATGGATTTTCAGTTTATTGTCGTTTTTATCTgttcagaaaaaataaataaaatccccCTGTTTTGTCATTTCACATTAGCTGAATCAGTAGAGATTTCATCTTTTCTAATTGAAAACAACTATAATATCTTATCCACATTTAATAATACATGCATGCTGCCTTTCATTACATGCTTAATAATTTGAGTAATCCTACTTTCACCAAAACATTACACgttaaaaaaaaagagtaaatctcaattttaataaatataattgattTAGACTAAATTGTCACGTGACTATGTATAATATTTGAGTGCACGTATCATTACTCAATTTTAAAACAACGaatctcaattttaataaatgtaatTGATTAGATTAAATTATCACATGACTATGTATAATATTTGAGTGCACGTATTATTATCACTACTTTTCTTTATAAGGAGACTTCTCAGATTTTGTTTCCTGAATTGCCAAAAGGTTTGCATACAAACAAAATGTcattaaagggaaagaaaaaaaaaagaagcttaCATTAAGGTACACTAATTTCTGTTAACCATTGGCAAGAAAGAGTTGAGGGTAGATAAGTCTCTTGATCTTAAGCAAGGACAGGTGTACCATtgaattgtttttttatttatatccTTATTTTGTTAAGGGAAATAAATTTCCATTGAGCTTAtaccatttttttaaaataactaattatgagaattagaataataataatcacatGTTATTTTAGATTAGAATTTGTTTAGAAAGGATTCTGACTAAACACACTCAAAGAAAGAGTTTGGAAAAAGGAAAATTTTGCCAAAAGGGATagcaaagaaagaaggagaagggtAAATGTTTGATCAAAATGATTTCGTTTCAGTGGGGTATTTTTTAGGAAATTTACTTATTTGTTactctatgtttttgcaaagtatcattttagtactctctgttttcaataatacatATATGacaccttgtattttaaaattatacatatttgataccctagactcatatttgatagataaaattttgtcaatatgatcaaactgtcatcagttatatgtaattaagtaattaaatttaaatttggaacttacataattgacagcagtttgattaaattgataaaattttattaattaaatttgagtttagggtaccaaatatgtatgattttaaaatacagggtactatatgagcattattgaaaataaatagtaccaaaatgatattttgcaaaaatataaGATACTAAATGATtatctacttttttttttataaagggaACCAACTATTATTTAATGGTAAAAAAAATAAAGCCTTATTTGCTGATCAAAAAGAGCTGCACATCTCACAAAAGAATAAAATTGAACTTTGTATATACAACCTAAATTTGCATAAACATTTATTTACTTCAATCTTCTTCTTAACTAATGATTAAGACGAAGAAAATGGCTCTAAatgactttttattttttattctaaactctctgtctatatatatatatatctatttatgTAGAAAAGTATAATTGTGGAGAaacatttttctaatttaatttttttaactaaaagataaatttatatttaatacaaacaaaagagtgtttttttttaattttttaattttacagaTGATTAGGTATAAAAAGATTAGAGATAAAAAAAATAGAACGACAAATAAACATTGTAagcaattaaataaaatgattgaGAAATGCATTACAAAAATAGCTATAGGATAATTTTATTACAAAATACTAAAACTaaataataaaattgattaaTTCTCGATAaaattttgtgtgtgtgtgtgtgttttcaAGAGATAGAATAATTTTATTACAAAATACTAAAACTaaataataaaattgattaaTTCTCGATAAAATTTTGCTGAAAGTGATTTTAAAAAGAACAGAGTAACATTGAATAATTGGTGAAAAAGATGTAAAATTGgttcatttaaaataaaaattacaaaattgggTTGGGCTTGGTCTTCAATTTACAAGTATTTAAGGAACCAAGACATTCATATAATATTTCTGATTTCTATATAACAGTTTCTAGCTACCGATATAAATATAAACAAGCACAGTTTCTACTAATTATTCTGATTACACATTCAATTTTTACTTACGCTATTACTGTGCTTTTATTCCTTGTAGTTACTGGTAAAGTTTTAAAGCAGGGACCAAGAACTAAAGGTAATATAaacttcttctcttctttttcctttttttttttttgttgaattgCAATACTGcttcatatcatatatatatttatatatatacatttcttTTTTTTCTGCAAAGATTACATATACACACTCTGTTCAACTGCGTTTTCTTGCAATATTCTATTCGATTTTCTACTTGGTTCATCTGTGTTTTGCTTATTGATCTGATCGATTGAGTCTAaatcttgctttttttttttccatctaCATCGCTCGGAGATTCTTGATGATTTTAAATCTTACTCAAGCGCCTTCTCTGTTCTTGCTCTTGGCCATCATTATTAGCATACTATTTATCGAATCAttaagtttatttgtattttttctaATCAACATGCATGTTGAAACATCTATATATCAAGATCATTATCTTACAAAATTATCTTGTTGTCTTTTGATCTGTTTAACCTTAAACTGCATTCCCTTCAGCTAAGttcaaagaaaaatgaagaaaccaGATGAGTCTTGCCACAGTGACCAAGATCAAGAGAATATGGAGCACTCGATCAAATCAGAGGGACCATCTGAAGAAACCTGTCAACAAGGCAAGACTACTTTTGAGGCGCTTCCCATGAAAGTGATCAACAATATATTGAGTAGGTTGTCCGTACATTCTCTGCTCAGATGCAAGAGCGTCAACAAGTTATGGAAATCTTTGATCGAAGATAAATATTTCGTTTCAGAACTCCATTTGGACCGATCTCCTTGTGAAATTTTGCCATCGTTTCTCATTAATGGTACTTTCATACTGGACTCGTTCTGTGGATTAACGTGGGTGAGCCGTGGAGATCCTGTTAAGCACTATATCTACAACCCTGCCACCCACCAAATACTTCAATTGCCGGCTCCAAACCATGCTATCCTACGTTCTCCTCAGACTTACAAGGCTCCTGCTACTGCTCGATTGAAGAGGTTCATTGCTTTCAAGAGTGGCACTCAAGAGTGCAAATTGCTCTTGGAACATAGCCGCACTAGCAAGGAAGGTGTCAAGGAACATGCTTTGGAAACTTTTGAAGTTGGAAAAGATACCAATTGGAGATCCATCTGTGGAGAGACAGGTTTGTTAAATGACCCTTATCATGAGACTGAGGATGTAGTAGTAGTTCGTCAGATACATGTGAGAAACATGGGGGTACTGCATTTTATTCAAGTATTAATGAAAGAAAATATAGCTGATGCAATTTTGCGTGTTCATTCTATCAACGTGTGGGATGACAAGTACGTGGTTAATAATGATTTGCCTAGGCATATCTCCTTCGATTACCTCATAGCCCATTTCATCGACTGTGATGATAGTCTAGCTATTGCTGAGATAATCAAGGAAGACCTTCACCTCTTGAAAATGAACATGTACGACGGTGGTGACTTGAGATGGAGTGAGCAGAAAATGGTTGTTCCACTGTCGTTTTTAAGCACAGAACCCTATTCAGGCGAAAGATATGAAGTTACTCCATGGGGGTTTAAATCTGATGTCCTGCGGTTTCATTTTAAAAATGGAGTGTTTGATTACGATGTCAAAACAAAAAGTATTGACAAAGTTGATGAAATTCTACTGCCAAGAGGTGAGCAGTCCAGGGAAGATGAAGTTGAGTATTTTCCAAGCCTTGTAAAGTTGGAAGGAATGAGATGAGAGCAGAACAATGGTAAGGACTGGAATGGAACGAAATTACTAGCAAAGCAAATTATTGATTCTTTCTTTCATGTACGTGTCTTTAGTAAAGGAATAATGAGATATAATGTTCTAGTTTGGAAGTAGTCGATATCTTGTTTATTATGCATCAATTCAATGATAGCTTTTGCAGCATCCAGATGAGGCTCAATTCCATATTCTTGTGAAGTCGCTGTTGTTTTGCTTTGCTTCTAATTTGATGTCACTTTTGTCACTTACAATTTCTGAATCGGCAGAGCTTTCTTCTTTTGTAATTGAAAACTTTAAGTCCTTATATACAAGATAGCAATCCAAACTACCACTGCTGCTATTATGAAAAGCTTCTGAAAGCTACAGTTGGTAAGCTTATAGATGGTCCAATGATGCATGTACCAAGTGAAGTGTATGAATCTTAGTTATAAAATATTGTTCTTTATGTGCAGAATTCTCTTCTTTTGTTTACTGAATTGCGGAAAGACTCGCATGCATATAATTGCAGATCAaatcaaagagagagagagagagattcacAACTTGAAACATACAAACAAAATgtcattaaaaaaatagattacaTTAAGATACACTAATTCCTCTTAACCAAGCTTGGCAAGGACAGAGTTGAGGGTAGATACAGTCTCGGCGTAGTATTTCTCTGCTTCGGGGGAGCTCTTGATCTTTGCTGCATGGTCCAACTGTTTGTGCCAAAAGAGGGGGCAAAAAAGTTAAATTTTTTGTAATCAAAGTACTTATTTTATTATCAAGTCTTCGAAGAATAAACAAATAAGGATTTGAATGAACTACTCACATTGCTGATGTCTTGGAAGAGCTTTCCGGTGAGTTCCTTAAGGGGCTTTTTCTCTTCCTTGGACTTGGCAGAGATGATAGTGTTGAGATCAAAGCGAAGATACTCAGCCCTGAGTCGGAGATCGTTCTGGACATATGGCCAAGCCTTTTTGTCTATCAACCCCTTCACATTAAGAATCTCCTTGGCTGACTCCTTAGCTCTCTGAGCTGCCTCTGTAGGGCCCAGTGGCTGCAAGAAGAACCTATTCTTAAGAGGCAAATCAAGGTCTCTTGCCTCATCTGAGTTCAGAGTTCCAGCTGCCACAACACAATTTCTTCTTCTTATGCAAATTCTCCAAATACCAAATACTACACTccgtatataaatatatgtatattgattatatatttttctttataaagaTCGATGACTTACGCAATCCACCGGAGGGAGGAGGAGGTGGGCCAACTTTGATGGACTTCGCCTCAGCGAGCACGGCCTGAACGAAAGACCCGGAAGCCAAACCAGCGGCCACAAGGCCCAAAACAGCCCGACGGCTGCTGGTTTCGGTGTCGGTTGACCCCTGCTGCTGGGCCCTGACTGCGAACCCGGTTCGGTTGTTCAAAACCCGGTTGTTGCTGACGATGTTCAAGCGGGTGGAGCCACTTAGCTGAAGGCTGCCTTCCAAGACAGCCTGGGAGGAGCCGTGTAAACCCGCCATTGAAGCCATAGCGTGTgccatattttctttctttgcTTCTTTAGCTCTCTGTTATTGGTATCTAAAGTGATTAGGGCGATGGAGTGATGTGGAAATATATTTTTGGGCGGTACCAGTGGCTGGCAGAGATGCTCTCCTGTTTTAGTTCTTTGTTTTTGTGATGTAGAGTCATACCTTATCTGCCATTTTTCCCAATTGGATAAGCTGGATATGGTATCTTCCAACCGTATGTCGCCACGTGTTATTCGATGAGTTTTCCTGTTGACAAGTTGGATATTGTTTTCAACACTGGGATGATGCCTGTTTGACACGTGGAATGTCTCTTTAGCTGCCTTCCCTTCCAATCCAATAATACCAATTGGTTTTTGTCATTTCATTTCAAATATCATCATCTTAAAACTCGACATTTCCTCGATCTAAATCATCTTTGATATACAGGCTTGAACTATGAAGATGAAACATTATAAAAATTAAACGGAGCAATTAGTGTAAGTGGTAACTATCTAAAGTAATTAGAATCCAAATTTTATCATCCAACGCAATCAAATGACAAATGGTTATCAAAATTTTACAAATTACATAGAATTTGATTAGATTATGCTGTGCAACTTATAGATAGGAATtgttacaaataaaaaatgtgtTTTGTTGACTCGTTAGAGAAAGAGTCTCACATTACTTTGGAACACTTATTTGTAAGAGGGAGAAATTACACAAAAGTTCACCTAAACACCACACACACGTCAGCACCGTCCGACCGACCTGAGCTAAGTTGAGCTAGTTTCCTAATTATAGATTTCAAGCAGCAATTTTTAGTACAATGGGGGCCTGATATAGTATTCGACTGGACTATTTTATTTTGGGGACGACGGGCCGGAGATATAGTGTTCAACGAGACTGTTTTATCCTAGGGACGACGAGGCTGATAGTCTGATCCTGGGGATGACGAGGCTGATAGTCTACTTGCACAATTATGGGCAGTGTTACGAAcatcttaaagagagcgacctagTTCGCGACTAAACCTAGATTATTAATTCAATAATTTCGTTTTAATTTCAACAGCAACTATAACACCTATTTCCTATAGATAAAATAAGATGGATAAAGTCGTTGACATTTTTTTTGTGGGGCATTTTAGATTTGATAGGAAAATATCACTATTCATGCATAATAGTGtgtattattacaaaaaaaaaaataccacccTTATTGTTTATTTCATTTTGATGCTAAACATACATcatttacccaaaataccccttccaTTTTTCTACCAAAAAAAATCAACACTCctagtttctctctctctctctctcagtctcTCTCAAACATAACAAAAACCCCAAAATCCCGAAGAGCCCCAACCCGTCGAGCCTCAACTCCGGTCGAGCCCCAACCCCCGTTGAGCCTAACCTCGTCGATCCCCAAACCCTGTCGAGCCCCATACCCCGTTGAGCCCCAACCCCGGTCGAGAGCATCTCAGGCGACCCACGACCACACAATCCTTTAGAACCCGGCGATTGACAAACGAAGTCTAAACTCCAATCAAATCAAAGGTTAGATCTCGAATATTCACTCCATATTTAATCgaaaaacataacaaaaaccCCTCCCATTTTTCTACCCAAAAAAAATCAACACTCctagtttctctctctctctcagtctctctcaaacataacaaaaacccaaaaatcccgaAGAGCCCCAACCCGTCGAGCCTCAACTCCGGTCGAGCCCCAACCCCCGTTGAGCCCAACCTCGTCGATCCCCAAACCCCGTCGAGCCCCAACCCCGGTCGAGAGCATCTCAGGCGACCCATGGCCACACAATCCTTTGGAACCCGACAGTCGACAAACGAAGTCTAAACTCCAATCAAATCAAAGGTTAGATCTCGAATATTCACTCCATATTTAATCgaaaaacataacaaaaaccCCTCCCATTTTTCTACCCAAAAAAAATCAACACTCctagtttctctctctctctcggtctctctcaaacataacaaaaacccaaaaatcctgAAGAGCCCCAACCCACCGAGCCTCAACTCTGGTCGAGCCCCAACCCCCGTCGAGCCCAACCTCTTCGAGCCCCAAACCCTGTCGAACCCCATACCCCGTCGAGCCCCAACCCCGGTCGAGAGCATCTCAGGCGACCCACGGCCACACAATCCTTTGGAACCCGACGGTCGACAAACGAAGTCTAAACTCCAATCAAATCAAAGGTTAGATCTTGAATATTCACTCCATATTTAATCGAAAAACCAGTCATTCTTAGGAATCTGGGCTTTGTGATCTATAGAAAGGAATGGGTTCATCGACACTGTGCAATTTTTTTCTGGGTCATACAAGttgctcgataggttcgatagtggctcgataaTAGGCTCGataggtgataactctacaaaatagagttattttaccactttttatgtgctaattattgcttaaatattgagtttttaattgatttattaagtttttaagtaattttgcatttattagtcttattgtaattttctagatttttatatgttttattgttttatgttataatttaattagttgaaattagtgttgttagttgaatgctaaaaatataattttattgaaattaaatattatgtaaattaaattttaattaatattttcatggaagttatatgatatattttattagtgaaaatatttaattttaatttagtttatgatttattttgtagggagtatgTTGTTTGATTGGTGTTAGAAAAGATTTAAGGCTGAAAAAAGAAAGgtaaaatgtggtatttttaagaaagaaacaaagaaaagtgGCATTTTCTCCAAGACCCAACAGCAAGATAGCCATTCGGCCCAGCCAAGCCCAATCCCAATTTCTCCTCCCGCCAGCTGCCAATCAATCTCAGCCAATGCCACGTCCAGCTGCCTCTTCACACCCAGCCGAAGCCTATCTTCACCAACGCCACCTGTCTCAGCTCTCCTCAACACTCAGCACACCCCAACGCCCAGCAGCAACAAGTTCATCAATCAGCTGCCTCCCAACTCCATCCAGCCAGCATCTCTTCAGCAGCTTCAGCCTGCTCCCAGCAAGCCCACCACGGGCCCGTGTCCATCTTCCAGGCCCACCACAGCCCCACGGGCCTTCGCTTTCAATCAACCATTCGCCCAGCACCAACAACGCCCCATATGCCACAAGCTGCCAACATAGCCACAAAAAGACctaaaaatcatgtttttattcccaatatttttcactcaaatatcaattcactcttccctatttttcttacctaaataaacattcctaattcatttttttaccctagcttttcactaatcttttacccaaccaaacatttcatctttccaatactctcacacttactctatttatcctaccacttcccaacacaattaaattaatcaatttatttattttattttaatttgattaatttaatctttatattttgcctataaatagagtctggtaagaccatttggggggctcttctacacttcatatttttcactcttcttttcactattttctctctaccattttcatcttttgaagagcatgtcaagtatgttattttgtaatttttatttcaatctaggtatgagcttctaatctttttcaagattattaagatgatgatgaagcaaaatgtaactagatagtattttttaggtatgttgatttcccatttgtgcaacattgtttatggatttttctatcaaagatatgcatttttcatctattattgattgttaaagcatattacacttagttcttcattatgcaaaaatatgatattcttttattaaatgtttttcattaaattgttcacatttaattcttagagcataagtatcatattttgcctaaacataatctctttgattttttgtagtttcattagtttgtaacacaactaatgcttagaaattatatcttatataagtgaagaaaaatcctacc
This genomic interval from Humulus lupulus chromosome 8, drHumLupu1.1, whole genome shotgun sequence contains the following:
- the LOC133794258 gene encoding oxygen-evolving enhancer protein 3-2, chloroplastic-like, with the translated sequence MAHAMASMAGLHGSSQAVLEGSLQLSGSTRLNIVSNNRVLNNRTGFAVRAQQQGSTDTETSSRRAVLGLVAAGLASGSFVQAVLAEAKSIKVGPPPPPSGGLPGTLNSDEARDLDLPLKNRFFLQPLGPTEAAQRAKESAKEILNVKGLIDKKAWPYVQNDLRLRAEYLRFDLNTIISAKSKEEKKPLKELTGKLFQDISNLDHAAKIKSSPEAEKYYAETVSTLNSVLAKLG